The genome window GACGAGGTATTAAAACTGTTCCTGGGCGGCTATGCGCTGCAGACCTTTGAGTTGTTGCGTCATTACGATTTGTTCGAGCATCTGTTTCCCGCCACCGAGGCGGCCTTGGCTCAGGAGGAAAACCATTTCCCCCTGACCCTGGTCACTCGGGCCCTGGCAAACACCGATGAGCGCATCGCCCAGGGCAAGCCGGTGACGCCGGCATTTTTGTATGCCGCCCTGCTGTGGGAGCCGGTGCGCCAGCAGGGCTTGCGTTTGCAGGCGGAGGGGGTGGCCGAGCAGCAGGCCTTCAACCGCGCCGCCCAGGCGGTGATCGCGCAGCAGTTGCAATCCACCTCCCTGCCGCGCCGTTTCAGCACGCCCATGCAGGAAATCTGGATTATGCAGCCGCGTCTGGCTAAGCGCGCCGGCAAGCGCGCCTGGCGCCTGTTCGAACACCCGCGCTTTCGCGCCGCCTATGATTTCTTGCTGCTCTGCGCCGAGGCCGGCGAAGCCGACCGTGAGGTGGCCGAATGGTGGACCCGCTTCCAGGAAGTCGACGAGGACGAGCGCGCCGCCATGGTGCGTAAGTTGACGCCCAAGCGCGCGCGCCGGGGCCGGCGGCCGCGCAAGCAAACACCATCCGAGTAGGACATGGCTGCTGCGGTGATCGCCTATATCGGTTTGGGCAGTAATCTGGATGATCCCGTGCGCCAGGTACAGACGGCCTTGGTGGAGCTGGGTGAGATACAGCAGTCATGCTTGCTTAAGCACTCCAGTCTGTATCGCAGCGCACCCATGGGGCGCGCCGATCAGCCCGACTATATCAATGCCGTGGCCGCCGTGGAGACCGCCCTTGCGCCCCATGAATTGCTATCACAACTGCAGCGCTTAGAGGCGCGTCATCAGCGGGTGAGACGGGAGCGTTGGGGAGCGCGTACCCTGGATCTGGATTTATTGTTGTTCGGGGCTGCGGTCATCGACAGTGAACAGCTATGCGTGCCCCATCCCGGCCTGGCGGCGCGCAACTTTATCCTCATCCCCCTCTACGAGATTGCCCCCGATCTGATATTGCCGGACAATCGGGGCTTGTCTGAATTGGTGCAAGGCTGTCCAAGGACCGGCCTGCAGCGCCTGGAAAATGTTGATCAACCGCTGAGTTGAAAAGAAATATGGACCGTAGTGTAGTTGCCGCAAAAATCCCCCCCAACCCCCCTTTGCCAAAGGGGGGGGAAGGGGGCGGGTATGAACTGTCGGGCATTCGCCGACCCTTGGGTAGGCAGCGCGGCCCGTGTATTAAATCCTGCGTTGCGTCTGTGTCATGACCCTGGAAAGCCCCGGTTACATCGTCGTGGAAGGCCCCATCGGCGTCGGCAAGACCAGCCTGGCGCGACGCCTGGCGCAGACCTTCGGTACCGAGCTGCTGCTCGAGGGGGCGGATGAAAACCCCTTTCTGCAGCGCTTCTATAAGGATCCGAAAGGCGCGGCCCTGTCGACCCAGTTGTTTTTTCTCATGCAACGCGCGCAGCAGGTGCAGGAGCTGCGCCAAGGCGATATGTTCCGTCCGGTGCGGGTGGCCGATTTCCTGATCGAAAAGGATCGCCTGTTCGCCCAGCTGACCCTGGACGACGACGAGCTGAAACTCTACCAGCAGGTCTACCGGCACCTGGCCCTGGACGCACCCAGGCCCGATCTGGTGATCTATTTGCAAGCGCCGGTGGCGGTGCTGCTGGAGCGCATCCGCAAACGCAATCGCGACTACGAGCTGCATATCGACGCCGGCTATCTACAGCGCCTGGTGGATGCCTACACCCGCCTGTTCCACCAATACAACGATGCGCCGCTGTTGATTGTGAACGCCGCCGAGATCAATCTGGTAGAAGGCGAAATGGACTACAATGCCCTGCTGGAACGGGTCGCCGAGGTCGACAGCGGCCGCCACTACTTCAATCCATTGCCGTTCGATTTGAGCAAGTAATCATGTCTGATGCAGGGTGTGCCCGGCGCGCCCCGACACATTGAAACAGGAAGATGCCTATGACCGCCCCGATAAGCTTGAGCCGCTTGCGCGAGATGAAACAGCAGGGAGAAAAGATCGCCTGCCTGACCGCCTATGACGCCAGTTTCGCCCGGGTGCTGGATGAGGCCGGGGTCGAGGTGATTCTGGTGGGTGATTCCCTGGGGATGGTGATTCAGGGCCACACGACAACGGTGCCCGTCACCATGGACGACATGATCTATCACAGCCGCGCCGCGGGCCAGGGCAACCGGCGTGCCCTGTTGATGGTCGACATGCCCTTCATGGCCTGCCCCACCGTGGAATGGGCCCTGGTCAACGCCACCCGCCTGATGCAGGCGGGCGGCGCCCAGGCGGTCAAGCTGGAAGGCAGCGGCGTGCAGTTGGAGATTGTCACCGAGCTGGCGCGGCGCAGCATCCCGGTGTGCGCCCATCTCGGCCTGCAGCCGCAGAGCGTGCACAAAATCGGCGGCTATCGGGTTCAAGGGCGTGAATCGGCCGCGGCCAAGGGTATGCTGGATAATGCCATGCAGTTGGAAAAGGCCGGCGCCGATGCGTTGTTGCTGGAATGCGTGCCCGAGTCCCTGGCGACCGAGATCACCGAGTCCGTCACCATTCCGGTGATCGGCATCGGCGCCGGTCCCCGTTGCGACGGCCAGGTGCTGGTGCTGCACGACATCCTCGGGGTGACGCCGGGCAAGGCGCCGCGCTTCAGCAAGAACTTCATGAACGAGGGCGGCTCCATCCAGGCGGCCGTGGCGCGTTACGTGGCCGAGGTCAAGGCCGGCACCTTTCCGGCGCAACAGCACGTATTCGAATAATGCAGATGTTGGAAACACTGGCCGCGCTGCGGTCGCAGCTGCAGGCCTGGCGACAGGCGGGCGACGGCATCGCCTTCGTGCCCACCATGGGCAATCTGCACGCCGGTCATCTGGCTTTGGTGGAGCAGGCCAGACAGCACGGTCAACGCCTGGTGGTGAGCATTTTCGTCAATCCCATGCAGTTCGGTCCCAATGAGGATTTCGAGTGTTATCCGCGCACGCTGGCCCGGGATCGGGACACGCTCGAGGCGGCGGCGGTGGATGTACTGTTTACACCGAGGCTGGAGGCGGTCTATCCCACCGGTCCCGCGCGCACCAGTCGCGTCGAGGTGCCCGGGCTTTCGGAGCCCCTGGAAGGTGAGCGCCGCCCCGGCCATTTCGCCGGGGTGGCGACGGTGGTCGCCAAGCTGTTCAACATGGTGCAGCCGCAGGCGGCGCTGTTCGGCGAGAAGGACTTTCAGCAGTTGTTGGTGATCCGGCGCATGGCGGCGGATCTGTGTTTCCCCGTCGAGATCATCGCGGTGCCCACGGTGCGCGCAGCCGACGGCCTGGCCCTGAGTTCGCGTAACGCTTACTTGAACGAGACGGAACGCGCCCTGGCGCCGGGCCTGTATCAGACCCTGCGGCGCGCGGCCGATAGTCTGCTGCAGGGCGAGCGGGATTTCGAGGGATTGCAGAGAGCCGGACTCAAGGCCTTGAATGCAGCCGGTTTTGACGCGGAATATTTCGCCATTCGCGGCATCGACGACCTGGGCCCGCCGGATGCGCAGACGCGCGAGGTGGTGATCCTGGCGGCGGCCCGGCTGGGCGCCACGCGTTTGATCGACAATGTTCGCCAAGTGTTGGTAAAATAACTTCTTTTTGGCAAAGGCGGCGCGCCGTCCCGGGGCGGTGAACGACCTTTCGGTCTTGAATGTCTAAAATTAGCGCGGCATAAACAGCCGTTTTTTCGTACAGGAGTTGAGATGCCATGCAGCACATGATGCTCAAAACCAAATTGCACCGCGCCCGCGTGACTCATGCCGAGTTGGAGTACGAGGGTTCATGTGCCATCGACGCCGATCTGCTCGAGGCTGCTGGTATCCACGAGTACGAGCAGATCCACATCTACAACATCAACAACGGTGAGCGTTTTACCACCTACGCCATTCGTGCCGAGGCGGGCTCTGGCGTCATTTCCATCAACGGCGCGGCGGCGCGCAAGGCCAGCGTCAACGACCTGGTGATCATCTGTGCCTATGTGGCGGTTGAACAGGAGGCCCTGGCCGATTTCAAGCCCAACCTGATCTACGTCGACGGCGATAACAGGATTGTGCGGCGCAGCAATAGTATTCCCTTGCAGGCGGCGAGCTAGCGAGTCATTAAGACGGCGCGTAGCGCGCCGAGGGGCTTGTCAGGTTTGGAATACTCAGGGGAGCTTCGGGCTCCCCTGATGCGTTACGCCCTGTTTAGCTCGCGCGCTTGGGCGCTTTTCGGGCGGCCGGTGTGGCCTGTTTCGCCGCGGTGACAAAACAACTTGTGCGCCACAGGCAGGCGTCCTGGCTACACACGCCGTTGGTCGCGCTGGCGAAACAGTCAAAATTGCCTTCGCGATGCTGAATCGCGCGTACCAGGGCGGTCTTGTTCAGCTTGCCCGGTTTGATGCCCATATGCCGCGCCCGCGCGCGGATCTGTTCCATCTTCATTGTTGCTCCCTCAATCAATTGCTGTGCAGTAAACACTATTTCCGCCGCGATTATCCGGTATTTCGCATGCCGGCGGCAATGGCGTTGATAGAGCGCAGCAGCGGGTCGAGCCAGATATTGCGTTCCTGCTCCGGCTGGCGTTCGTCGCGATAGCGTTTCAGCAGGGTGATCTGGATGTTGTTGAGGGGGTCCAAATAGGGATTGCGGCGCGCCAGTGACAGGGCCAGGCCGGGGCTTTCATCCAGCAGATGATCGCTGTCGGTGACTGTCAGCACCGTGTCGACGGTTTGCCGGTATTCGTCACGCACGTGCCCGTAGATGGTCGCGCTGGTGTCGGAGTCCAGGCACAGCTGGGCGTACTCCTGGGCGATACGCATGTCGGCCTTGAACAGGGCCATCTGGGTATTGCTGAGCAGGGCACGGAAAAAGGGCCATTGGCGGTTCATCTGGCGCAGGGTGGCGATGCGCTGCTCGTCATTGTCGGCCCATTGCGCCAGCGCCGTGCCTATACCGTACCAGGCCGGCAGGGTATGGCGCGCCTGGGCCCAGCCGAAGACCCAGGCGATGGCGCGTACCGAGTCCTTGGAGCGGTCGCCCTGTTTGCGATGCGAGGGGCGTGAGCCGATGTTCATCATGCCGATTT of Candidatus Tenderia electrophaga contains these proteins:
- a CDS encoding poly(A) polymerase; this translates as MLYRLKNAGFQAYLVGGGVRDLLLGREPKDFDIATDALPDEVRKLFRNCRLIGRRFRLAHIIFGREIIEVATFRAQANDAGEGGIEQEENGRLLRDNVYGNLEQDAWRRDFTINALYYNIEDFSVVDYTGGMDDIEAGLLRVIGDPEQRFREDPVRMLRAVRFAAKIGFRVDEASEAKIYELGHLLQGIPAARLFDEVLKLFLGGYALQTFELLRHYDLFEHLFPATEAALAQEENHFPLTLVTRALANTDERIAQGKPVTPAFLYAALLWEPVRQQGLRLQAEGVAEQQAFNRAAQAVIAQQLQSTSLPRRFSTPMQEIWIMQPRLAKRAGKRAWRLFEHPRFRAAYDFLLLCAEAGEADREVAEWWTRFQEVDEDERAAMVRKLTPKRARRGRRPRKQTPSE
- a CDS encoding 2-amino-4-hydroxy-6-hydroxymethyldihydropteridine pyrophosphokinase, whose translation is MAAAVIAYIGLGSNLDDPVRQVQTALVELGEIQQSCLLKHSSLYRSAPMGRADQPDYINAVAAVETALAPHELLSQLQRLEARHQRVRRERWGARTLDLDLLLFGAAVIDSEQLCVPHPGLAARNFILIPLYEIAPDLILPDNRGLSELVQGCPRTGLQRLENVDQPLS
- a CDS encoding deoxyadenosine kinase, whose protein sequence is MTLESPGYIVVEGPIGVGKTSLARRLAQTFGTELLLEGADENPFLQRFYKDPKGAALSTQLFFLMQRAQQVQELRQGDMFRPVRVADFLIEKDRLFAQLTLDDDELKLYQQVYRHLALDAPRPDLVIYLQAPVAVLLERIRKRNRDYELHIDAGYLQRLVDAYTRLFHQYNDAPLLIVNAAEINLVEGEMDYNALLERVAEVDSGRHYFNPLPFDLSK
- the panB gene encoding 3-methyl-2-oxobutanoate hydroxymethyltransferase (catalyzes the formation of tetrahydrofolate and 2-dehydropantoate from 5,10-methylenetetrahydrofolate and 3-methyl-2-oxobutanoate); translated protein: MPMTAPISLSRLREMKQQGEKIACLTAYDASFARVLDEAGVEVILVGDSLGMVIQGHTTTVPVTMDDMIYHSRAAGQGNRRALLMVDMPFMACPTVEWALVNATRLMQAGGAQAVKLEGSGVQLEIVTELARRSIPVCAHLGLQPQSVHKIGGYRVQGRESAAAKGMLDNAMQLEKAGADALLLECVPESLATEITESVTIPVIGIGAGPRCDGQVLVLHDILGVTPGKAPRFSKNFMNEGGSIQAAVARYVAEVKAGTFPAQQHVFE
- a CDS encoding pantoate--beta-alanine ligase, translating into MQMLETLAALRSQLQAWRQAGDGIAFVPTMGNLHAGHLALVEQARQHGQRLVVSIFVNPMQFGPNEDFECYPRTLARDRDTLEAAAVDVLFTPRLEAVYPTGPARTSRVEVPGLSEPLEGERRPGHFAGVATVVAKLFNMVQPQAALFGEKDFQQLLVIRRMAADLCFPVEIIAVPTVRAADGLALSSRNAYLNETERALAPGLYQTLRRAADSLLQGERDFEGLQRAGLKALNAAGFDAEYFAIRGIDDLGPPDAQTREVVILAAARLGATRLIDNVRQVLVK
- a CDS encoding aspartate decarboxylase, with the translated sequence MQHMMLKTKLHRARVTHAELEYEGSCAIDADLLEAAGIHEYEQIHIYNINNGERFTTYAIRAEAGSGVISINGAAARKASVNDLVIICAYVAVEQEALADFKPNLIYVDGDNRIVRRSNSIPLQAAS